From the Colletotrichum lupini chromosome 1, complete sequence genome, the window GGCCTCCCTCAAGATTGCCATCAGCGGCGGGGCAGTAGcagaagcagcagcagggGCAGCAGACGACGTACGCGTACCCATCACCATCACCCACGCCGGGTACGTGTGGGCGGGCATCATCAGCGCGGCCATCCTGACGACGATGCAGGTGCAGGACCTGAAAGACCAGGCGGGCGACCGCGGACGGGGCCGCGCGACGGTGCCCCTATTCTTTGGCGACAGGGTCTCGAGAACGTCGCTCGCGGTGCTGGTGCCCTTCTGGTCGTGCGTGTGCGTCTACGTCTGGCACATCCGGTCGTCGTGGGCGGTGCTGCTGCCCACGTTGTCGGGAGCCATGGTCGTCGCGGCGGTGCTGCGGACGCGGACCCCGGAAACGGACGCCAGAGCGTGGAAGCTGTGGTGCCTGTGGACGGTCTGTCTGTATTCCCTGCCCCTCGTCGGTGACGGTTTCGTGTCGTTGGCGTCGCAGCACGTGGAATGAAGGGGGGCGTGGAGGAAGAGAGACATTACCTGCAGTTTACGGAGTGCGGATtcaggtacggagtactccgTAACACAGAGCAAATTGTCATTATTGTGTATGCAGAGTTTCCGTTTGAAGGAGTTAGTTGTTGGAACTTGAGAATCCTTGGAGGCTGTACGAGTCATTCGGAAGATAAGTGACAACCGTACGGGATCTTCATAGAGCACCGCTTCGGCTAAGAGTCGGCAGATGGACTTGGAAAGAGATGCTGCTATCTAGTATCCTTGAACCCTTGATGTGCGTGATTCTTTTTGAAGTTGGACAAGGATCACGAGTCAAGCGCTGGCAGGGAGCGGGCCGCGGGGGGCCAGGATTGCAAGCGCGGCGCCAGGGGCGTTACTTGACTTTTGCGTGTGTTTTGTAAGTAGGCTAGTACGGATAGATGAACCGTCGTAGCTCTAAACGTATCCGTACATAGTAAACGGTGATTAAAGACGCCGTGTAGATTGGGAAATTGACTCGTCGAAACTCGAAAGCGACTAGGAAACCCGCGCAGCGGGAGGATCACTTGGCTGCCTCCCTTCCCCTCCTTCGTTCCTAGTGTCGTGAGCAACTAGTCGATGATCGTGGAGAGTTGTCTTTTGACTCAAGTGATTACGGAGTAGTTGGGTTCGACCTCATCAACTTGCCAGGTAACAAGGTACTCAAGAAGGGCGTTGTTGCACGAGGTTGTCTTCGGCCGGACCATTGGTTTCCGTCCGGGCTCGGGTGGCGTCCGTCGACCCGGAGCACCCGGGGTACACCCTCCACGGTGCCTCCACGGTCCCATTGCTGCGCAGTGCCCACCTTTACAGGTCCTTGTAAGTTGTAACCGCACACGTAGGATGAACGGTTGACACTTGACAGGCATTAGTCCCAGTACCGCCCTCATGGTTGCGGGCGGCCGACCTCTTCAGTCTGCAGTCTGCTGAATGTAGTTTGCTGTGCAGGAACGGACAGGACGTCGTTCGTTTCCACGGGAAATCTCCCCTGCAGAGTCCCCCAGATATGCACGGCTGTTAGTCAGTTTAGTGCGGCTTTCTCAACTTCTTGCTGCCAAACCTCAGACGGGCCATGGACGACGACGGTTCATCCTTGCTTGCCAGCAACCGTTCGTGTCAGGGACAACCCCTAGATGAGAACACCGGCGATACTACCTGCCTATATTAGCTTTACATGAGTTGTGCTTGCATCGTCGAAACCGTCTCGCCAAGTTCCAACAAACGCGTGATTAGTCCCCGCAACTCGAGACGGCGAATAGAGTTTACCTGTAGGCGTTGGCCTTTCCGGAAGGTTGACATTGAGGTATATTCCTATTCCCCCTCATCTCTCGGAGCCATCCATCGAATCGAACTCGCGACCTCTTGGCCCCGGCTGGCCCCTTGAGGCTTCGAAGGAGGGACACGCGGCAACCCGTCCCCATCTTGTCCCGTTCCGTCCAACCTTTCCACCGATTCTCATAGCCCTCCCGGCCCTTCTCAAGGTCTCGCAGGGTGAAGAGTCAGGCACATGCTTGGTTCACCGTTCGGGGGCACTATCTTCTCAATAGCTTAAAAGTTTCCTTCCCACAACTGCTCGCGTGGGCGGCTAGTATTCGTGGGCCATCGTAGTCAATATTGGCATGGGTGGTAATCAAACTATCGTCAGCTTCCTGGCTGCAACCGGTAGTCTCATTTCGTGTCGTTGATGCCTCTTGGTTCCGTCGTTCGTGACCTGCCTGATAAATATGTAGCATCGAAGCGCTGGTGTTGCATCGTGAGAGAGgtctctttctctcctcACCTCCAACCTCCAGTCGTTCTTTCTCACCCTCCCTCCCTACCTCCCTCTCCTCTCACTTTGTGTGACAGCAAGTGATTGTGACCCCCTCACTCTTTTCCAAAATGGTGTCTCTCCTCAGCTTGCTCACCCTCGCGCCCGCGGCGGTCTCGGCCTTCTCCATCGGCCGGGCAGGACCGGGCACCGGCATCCGACCGGGAGGCCCGTTCTTCGGCGGCCACGACATCACACAGAGAGCCACGGACTGCCGCTGCTTCCCCGGCGAAGAATGCTGGCCGACGGCGGCCGAGTGGTCGGCCTTCAACACCACAGTCGGCGGCCGCCTCATCGCCACGATCCCCATCGGCGCCGTCTGCCACGACAGCACCTTTGGCGCCTACGACGAGGCCAAGTGCACAGCCCTGCAGAACAGCTGGTCCGCCTCCGAGACGCACATCCAGACCTCGTCGTCCGTCATGGCTGCCTTCTTTGCCAACCAGAGCTGCGACCCGTTCCTCGCCAAGACGGACCGCTGCGTCATCGGCACCTACGTCCAGTACGCCGTCAAGGCCGCCAGCGCCGACGACTACGCAAAGACGATCCGCTTCGCGCAGGACTACAACATCCGCCTCGTCATCCGCAACACGGGCCACGACTACCTCGGCAAGTCCACCGGTGCCGGCGCCCTCGCGCTCTGGACGCATCACCTCAAGGACATTAGCGTGCTCGACTACAAGTCCACGGCGTACACGGGCAAGGCGCTCAAGCTCGGCGCCGGCGTCCAGGCCGGCGAGGCCCAGTCCGCTGCGCACGCCCAGGGACTCGTAGTCGTGGGCGGTAACAGCCCTACCGTCGGCATCGCGGGAGGCTACACGCAGGGCGGCGGCCACGGGCCCCTCGTCTCAAAGTACGGACTCGCGGCCGACCAGGTGCTTGAGTGGGAGGTCGTCACCTCCGGCGGCAAGACACTCGTCGCGACTCCGACCTCCAACTCGGACCTTTACTGGGCGCTTTCCGGTGGCGGTGGCGGCGTCTACGCTGCCGTCTTGTCCATGACCGTCAAGGCCTACGCCGACACCATTGTCTCGTCGGCCAACCTGACTTTCACCAACTCTGGCGTCACGGACGATGTGTTTTACGGCGCGGTGACGACCTACCTCAAGACCCTCCCTGACATTGTCGACGCCGGTGCCGTCAGCATCTGGCTCCTCGCCTCGGGTGTTTTCCAGATGCAGCCTACGACTCTGCCCAACAAGACTAAGGAGGAGCTCCAGGTTCTGCTGCAGCCTACCCTCGACGCTCTCGATACTGCCGGTATCACCTATGGTAAGTTAGAGTCCTGAGTCAGAATTTGGAAGGAAGACAGAAGGATAATAACACATGCCGCAGACTTCAACATTGGCCAGTACACCAACTTCCTCGACAGCTACAACGACATGAACCCGGAGCCCGCTGTGACCGAGTTCAACATCGGCGGCCGTCTCATGCCCCGCACCCTCGTCGCCGACGACGCCTCCGCGGCCAGCCTCATGACCGCGCTCAGAAGCATCCTGGACAACGGCGGCATCATCTCGGGTCTCACCATCAACGTCGCCCGCGCCGCCAACGCCGTCGCCAACTCTGTCAACCCGGCCTGGCGCACCGCCCTCTTCTCCGCCGTCGTCGGAACGTGAGTCTTGTCTCCCCCTGCTCTCTCACACTTGTGAACAGCGTAGTACTAACACATCTCATGATAAAGTGCCTACAGCCGCACCGACTTCTCGACCCTCGTCTCGGGCCAGACCACGGTCACGGACACGCTCATCCCTGCCCTCAAGGCGCTGAcgcccggcggcggcgcgtaCCTCAACGAGGCGGACCGCAACGAGGTCGACTTCCAGTCCACGTTCTACGGCAGCGCAAACTACGCCAAGCTCAAGGCAATCAAGAAGCTCTACGACCCTTGCAGCACGTTTTACGCTCTGACGGGTGTCGGCAGCGATGATTGGGAGGTGCAGGGCGACGGCCGCCTCTGCAAGGCTGCGTGAGTTGTGAGCAAATAAAGGATGAAGATGATGAGTAGAAGAAAAGGAGGCACTCACATTTACTTTTCTTGAATTATCGCGTtttcgtaattttaatatcaaCATGAATTCGTTTAGTGCCTCAAAAATGGAGTTCCTGGAATGGCTTTCTTGTTGATGAAGTGAGATGGATGTGAAGTGAGTGAGTTGCAGTGAAGTGAGACGTTTCAACCATGTTGATCATTCTCAAGCTAACCGTCGACCAATCAGGCGTGAGAAGTATGACGGATTGAGCAATACGTTTTGCAGAGCAATCAAACCAATCATATCTTCTCTAGCTCCTCACGTCGTTTGATCAGCAATATCTCGCTTATGACACCCAACTGAGGGAACATTGAGTTGATTGAGTTGATTGAGTCGATTGAGTTGATGGACCTTGTTTAAGGTATAGTGGGAATGGCAAGGCGGTAAGAAAGCTCATGTGTCACACCCTCTAGATAAGCACCGTATATAAGGTAACCGAAATCGTAAGTCCTTGAATAGAGCAAGGTTTTGAGTTGCAATCTATCCTGTTTTCCCATTGCAATGGATTCCATCTTGGTCTCTAAGACGAGGCAAAGTCAAAAGGTCGCTGCAAGCAACTAACTAGGTAGCAAAACCCCTTAGTGCCTGGTATTCATCACACGTCTGCCCTTTTCAGGCTCTACCTGCCGCCTTGCGAGTGTTACTCATGAATACTTCCTAGGCCCGAGACACGACCGCCGACCAGGAGGTATTGAAGGACGACTTCAAGATGCCCGACATTCCTAACATGTATTGCGAACACCTTCAACAATCCATCGATATCACTGTCACTGGTGACACCCGTCAGTTCAACGTCCCTCGCGCGTGCACTTAGCACGCCGAGGCAGCTTGTGGAAAGGCCACTTCCGGTGCCCGCTGTGCTCGCTTTTATAACGTGCTCGACCCATGACGGATCTCGTCTCTTGGCCTTTTGAGGAAGTTTTCTCTGGATTACGAGGCATTCAAGGCGAAAGAGGGCAATATCGGCTCTTCCAAATAGCCAAAGATAATGCTCACTCATGTAACAAGTAAACTAGCTGTCGCCTCCAATTTCTGCATTATCACGAAATCCCGACCGGAATCTGGACAATCCCTTCGCATCCGTATTCGGTTTCCTCGCCCATCATTCGGCTTGCTCGGCTCATTTTCGACGTGGCAAACACCACAAACCAATGGGAACCCGACCGCGGGATTGGCCCTTTGGGACCTGCATACCGGGATCTGACGGGGCTCGTCATTCGCTGACAGTCCAGATCTCTCAGTTCTTGGGTGCGCTAATCAGTGTGGTACCATATGGAAGTCGTCGCCCCGACGCATGTCCATGGGTTGTTGTGAGTGTCGTTGACGTATTCAATATGAGCTGCGCCTCATTTCTCGGACTTTCATGGTGAACAACCTACGGTAAATAATTGAGACGAGAGACCGGGCCCCCGGAGGACCAGACGCTCCCGGGGACCCGCTGAGACGGCGGGCGGCCGTTGCCCTGTGGCACACACCACAAGTTTCCCAAATAGGCAGTGACCTCTCCAAGGTACCTAACTAAGCTTCCCGTCCCGCCGGCGCCGCGCCCACCCCCCTTTGACCTGTGACCTTTGACTTTCCGTCTGAAATTTGTACAAGTCGAGACTCACCGCCAAAcatcccaccaccaccaccaccaccaccaccaccatcaatTCCCCCCTCAACGCTCGCTTcttctccctctctctcttcctcgtcatTCGCTTACCCCGTGCGCAGCCGTCGAACACGGGGATCTCCTATATTTCCTCCATCTACTCGTATTTTGTAATCAATTGAGCAAGCCACCTCTACAGCAAACAAACATGATCGCAGCGCCCTGGGATAAGGTCCCTCCCCGCGAACAGCTCTTCGTGCTGGTCACCGGCGCAAACAGGTGAATCACCACAGCCCGCCCCTCCAGCCTTTACCTTTTCTTTTTGATATCTACTTCGACTCTACCTAGACATACAGTAAGCTGACAGGCAACGTCAAACCAGCGGGGTCGGCCTCGGCATCTGCGAACGCCTCATCGACGACTTCCTCGCGACCCGGCCCCTAACCTCCCACCTGATCCTCATCCCGACCACCCGCTCCGTCCGCAAGTCCCGCGAATCCGTCGAGTCCCTCCGCCAGCACCTCCGCCGCACGGCAACCACCTCCCCGGCCCTCCGCTCCCGCGCCGGCTCCTCCTACTACGACCCCGACGACACCCTCGCCCGCGTCCACCTGCTCTCCACCCAGCTCGACCTCTGCGACCTCCCCTCCGTCTACGCCTGCGCCGCCAACCTCGTCGCCGGCACCCTCACCGACCCGACCGACCCCGTATCGCCCCCGCGCGCCTACAAGATCCCCCGCCTCGACTCCGTCATCTTCAACGCCGGCTTCGGCGGCTGGACAGGCCTCGACTGGGCCGGCCTCTTGACAGACACCTTCACAAAGGGCCTCCTCGCCGTCCTCACCTGGCCCTCCTTCAAGCTCGCACGCCCCGGCGCCGTCCTGAACCAGCGACCCGTCCGCTCCGACCTGGTACCCACAGACTCCCCCGATAACCCCCTCTCTCTAGCCTCCGCTTACGATACCAAGCCCTCCTCCCCCGTCCTCGGTGAAGTCTTTTGCGCAAACGTTTTTGGCCACTACGTCTTTGCCCATGAGCTACTCCCCTTGCTAAGCAGGGCCACACCCGAAGAAACACCAGGCCGCGTCGTCTGGACGAGCAGCATCGAGCCTCAGGCGCGCCACCTCCGCCTCGACGACTTCCAGGGCGTCGAGACGGAAGGGCCCTACGAGTCCTCCAAGCGCCTGACGGACGTGCTCTCCCTGTCGTCCCACTTACCCGCCACGCAGCGCATAGCAAAATCCTACTTCACACCCGAAGACCCCCAAATCGCACAGCGCCTACCAGTTCGTCCTTCCTTTTATCTCACGCACCCGGGCGTAGTCGCCTCCAACCTGTTCCCCGTGCCCTTCccctttatcctcttttgGGCTTACAAGTTTGCGCTCTACCTCGCCCGCTGGCTGGGCTCGCCCTGGCACCCCGTGACGGGGTACAACGGCGCCGTGGCGCCCGTCTGGATCGCGCTGCAGGACGACGAGACGCTCGAGGAGCTGGAAGCGAAGAAAATAAAGTGGGGGTCCGCCGCGTCGTTTTCGGGACGGCAGGACGTAAAGAAGACAGAGGTGGAGGGGTGGGGATGGGAGGGCGCCGTCGAGGACCGCGAGTCGCTTGCGAGAGATCCCGCGACGGGCGTGCTGCGGAAGGCTGTCGGGCGGAATCCGGGCGCGAGGGACTTGACCAAGGAGCAGCTTGTCGATTTCGAGGCGTTGGGGGTGGATGTCTGGACCGAGATGGAGAGGTTGCGGCACGAGTGGGAGGAGTTTCTCGATATTCGCGGGGAGGGCGTCAACGGTCACAGTCGCACCAACGGCAATGGCAAGTCTGGATGACTTGGAAATCTGTCTCGGGACACGAGTTATGAGATGGGAAAGACGTAAGACGGTTTGTTTTGAGAAAAAACATATATGGGGGGTATCcaaaattaactatatagcaCAAAAGACTAATGCCTAATTACCAACACGACAACAACAAGTCACTCTAGCACTACGTATGGCATCCATACCGCGACCAGAGTTCATCTACGGATTCGTCGTCTGTCGCGTGCTCTGCTCATCCGACCTCACGCGTCGGAGACTGACCCTATCGCTCCGCCCAAACAAGCCCAGACACAACGGCAGCGGCACGATGGCGAGAGCGACGACGGCCTGGAAGACGAGCGCATTCTTCATGTTCTTGGGCGGGTTCGCTCCGGCGCCCGCCTGCAGCGCGTCGGAGATAATGATGAAGACGGCGCCGAGCAGTTGTCCGCCCGCCCAGGCGATCGTGCTCGTGACCTCTGGGCTCACCGGGTGACTCAGCTCGATGAGCAGCTCCAGCGCGACGGGGACCAGGGAGAAGGACGCGGCGCCCAGGACGGCGAGGACGACGTAGGGGCCGGCGATGTCGCGCGTCTCGGGCATCCAGATGAAGATGAGGTAGCACAGCCCGATGACGGGGACGGCCACCTTGATGGCGGGGATGAATTTCTTGGTGCGGTCCAGGATCGGGGACGTGATTGCGGACGCGACGAGGCCTACCACGATCAAGAGGGCGCCCGCGATGCCTGCTTCTTCGTCTGTGAAGCCGTAGGGCCCCATCATCTGGTTCAAGAGGGAGGAGATGGAGTTGAAGAAGCCGACGTAGAAGGCGTAGGGGACGAGGATGAGCCAGAGCTCGAGGGAGCGGGAGACGATGCTGAGAGAATCCCGGATGCCGAGCTTGAGGGTGCGCGAGGAGGGCGCGACGGGGGTGGGCGGCGCCGCGGGGATGAAGAAGGCCGGCAGGGAGGCGACGGTGGAGATGACGGCGACGTAGAGGACGCCGGGGGACATGTCCTGCGGGTCGGCGACCCAGAAGGGCACGATGAGCTGGCCGAGGGCGGCGCCGAGGGGGTTGGCGAGGGACGTGAGGGCCGTTGCGGCGACGCGGCCGCGGTTGGTGAACCAGAGGTCCGAGTAGCGGGTGGGCGCGGCGAGGACGAAGGGCTGGGCGAGGCCGGTGAGGATCTGGCCGAACATGACGACGCCGTAGTTCCCGCCCGTCGGGGAGCGGGAGTGGCTGCCGGCGAAGCGGATCCAGTTGCCGACGAGGatgagggcggcggcggtgatgAAGGAGGGCTTGGGGCCCATGTGGAGGATGCGGATGGTCAGCGGGAAGATTGCGACAAAGGCGAAGAGGAAGGCTGTGGAGAGCCAGTTGATTGCGGACTCGGAGACGCGGTAGTAGGTTGCTGCGTTGGAGGCCACGGGGGCGAAGGTGAGCCACTGCGGGTGGTTTGGTGTTAGTATCTTTGGTCTAACTGTGATATTGAGGTGTTGGTGTTTTGGTGGTTAATGCAGGACAGGTAGCAGGAAGTGATTAGTCGTCAGCCTTGTTGACGATGTGCTGCACGATCGATGGTGGCTTGTCTGATGTAGGTACCCGTATACCCTTTTGCGATTCGTTTATAGTTGGCCCAGAAATTGACAAAAGGTTGGAAGAAGATATCTCGACTTACATCCCACGAGACAATGATGTTGAGCAACGTCAACTGCGCGAGACCGAACCAGCGGCGCTTATACGTGCGATACTCGACGGCCGTTCCCTCGAGGACGCTATTGTTGTCGCCGTCGATAATACCACCACCAGCGACACCACCCGCCCCCGTGATGTCGTTGTCGCGAGACCGGGAGTCCACATCGCGGAGGTGATACTCCTCGTCGCCGAGCTTGCCAAAGCCGGAGCCGGGGTGGGCGTGGTTCGGCATT encodes:
- a CDS encoding major facilitator superfamily transporter encodes the protein MHFSRRQKKENDPSVDNSTPPTNDTTNNITTTTTTATSPHTGVNENEKTAANPDPATVDAALESPVHTAAAPTPMPNHAHPGSGFGKLGDEEYHLRDVDSRSRDNDITGAGGVAGGGIIDGDNNSVLEGTAVEYRTYKRRWFGLAQLTLLNIIVSWDWLTFAPVASNAATYYRVSESAINWLSTAFLFAFVAIFPLTIRILHMGPKPSFITAAALILVGNWIRFAGSHSRSPTGGNYGVVMFGQILTGLAQPFVLAAPTRYSDLWFTNRGRVAATALTSLANPLGAALGQLIVPFWVADPQDMSPGVLYVAVISTVASLPAFFIPAAPPTPVAPSSRTLKLGIRDSLSIVSRSLELWLILVPYAFYVGFFNSISSLLNQMMGPYGFTDEEAGIAGALLIVVGLVASAITSPILDRTKKFIPAIKVAVPVIGLCYLIFIWMPETRDIAGPYVVLAVLGAASFSLVPVALELLIELSHPVSPEVTSTIAWAGGQLLGAVFIIISDALQAGAGANPPKNMKNALVFQAVVALAIVPLPLCLGLFGRSDRVSLRRVRSDEQSTRQTTNP
- a CDS encoding FAD binding domain-containing protein is translated as MVSLLSLLTLAPAAVSAFSIGRAGPGTGIRPGGPFFGGHDITQRATDCRCFPGEECWPTAAEWSAFNTTVGGRLIATIPIGAVCHDSTFGAYDEAKCTALQNSWSASETHIQTSSSVMAAFFANQSCDPFLAKTDRCVIGTYVQYAVKAASADDYAKTIRFAQDYNIRLVIRNTGHDYLGKSTGAGALALWTHHLKDISVLDYKSTAYTGKALKLGAGVQAGEAQSAAHAQGLVVVGGNSPTVGIAGGYTQGGGHGPLVSKYGLAADQVLEWEVVTSGGKTLVATPTSNSDLYWALSGGGGGVYAAVLSMTVKAYADTIVSSANLTFTNSGVTDDVFYGAVTTYLKTLPDIVDAGAVSIWLLASGVFQMQPTTLPNKTKEELQVLLQPTLDALDTAGITYDFNIGQYTNFLDSYNDMNPEPAVTEFNIGGRLMPRTLVADDASAASLMTALRSILDNGGIISGLTINVARAANAVANSVNPAWRTALFSAVVGTAYSRTDFSTLVSGQTTVTDTLIPALKALTPGGGAYLNEADRNEVDFQSTFYGSANYAKLKAIKKLYDPCSTFYALTGVGSDDWEVQGDGRLCKAA